Proteins encoded within one genomic window of Pseudomonadota bacterium:
- a CDS encoding methyltransferase domain-containing protein, with amino-acid sequence MRLPMTSPDLRDADVRQALLCYQEGRFDEARRSCVDVLQHEGHAGALHLLALVDLSENRLDDALVHAHEALALRPSSAPVLNTLGAICLRRGDESGAEQHLRQALEVDPGLSQAQCNLASLLHRRGVWSEAREHYARALVRPSDSSVSAPLPDDVTADDLLAFVPTSPAPDLVARRGWLDCLSRQVLMPLVPAVRDELVRCFEVAGLDLQLAGTLVFQALTHHRSWPAVAEAARVNDESRLRELSAPLWGDRLLNLALRFSLCTDVRVEAVLTAWRRLLAMGGAAEHRGFVVSMALQCQLNELVFAVTPQEHDAIAAFERVHDDDGVRQAVVAMYRPFRKGLDRLRQRGETVADLTEVCDAVSREVRDQYEVHPYPRWLSLPQRPVAPFRAMLQHSCGYVDGEADNPSTRVLSAGCGTGRVALTFATQIAGAEVLAVDLSRASLAYATEMAARLGIRNVDFRHGDILELAALSERFDVIDCVGVLHHLEDPMRGWRVLRERLVSRGFMRVGLYSRAARAGVNAARALATGIDATDTANIRRWRQAVLQLPEDDVARDVTKTQDFYVTSACRDLAFHVCEHQFDLPQIATMLAALDLELIGFEFTDPRVLATYHALFGDDASRVNLTFWEAFERLYPSTFLGMYTFWCRRRG; translated from the coding sequence ATGCGTCTGCCGATGACCTCACCTGATCTACGAGACGCGGATGTGCGTCAGGCCCTTCTCTGCTATCAAGAAGGGCGCTTCGACGAGGCGCGCCGGTCCTGTGTCGACGTGCTGCAGCACGAGGGGCACGCAGGTGCCCTGCACCTGCTTGCCCTCGTCGACCTGAGCGAGAATCGCCTCGACGACGCGCTCGTGCACGCCCATGAGGCACTGGCGCTGCGGCCCTCGAGCGCCCCTGTGCTCAACACGCTGGGGGCCATCTGCCTGCGGCGAGGCGACGAGAGCGGGGCAGAGCAGCATCTGCGGCAGGCGCTCGAGGTCGACCCGGGGCTCTCGCAGGCCCAATGCAATCTCGCGTCTCTGCTTCACCGGCGCGGCGTGTGGAGCGAAGCGCGCGAGCACTATGCCCGGGCGCTGGTCAGACCCTCTGATTCGTCCGTTTCCGCGCCCCTGCCAGACGACGTGACCGCAGACGATCTGCTTGCCTTCGTCCCAACATCGCCCGCGCCCGATCTGGTGGCGCGGCGTGGCTGGCTCGACTGCCTCAGCCGACAGGTGCTGATGCCGCTCGTGCCAGCGGTGCGTGATGAGCTCGTGCGCTGCTTCGAGGTTGCAGGGCTCGACCTGCAGCTGGCGGGAACGCTGGTCTTTCAGGCGCTCACCCATCATCGGTCTTGGCCTGCCGTTGCAGAGGCCGCGCGGGTGAATGATGAATCTCGCCTGCGCGAGCTGAGCGCCCCCCTGTGGGGCGATCGCTTGCTGAACCTGGCGCTGCGGTTCTCGCTCTGCACCGACGTTCGCGTTGAAGCGGTGCTCACCGCCTGGCGACGCCTTCTTGCCATGGGTGGCGCGGCCGAGCATCGCGGGTTCGTGGTCTCGATGGCCTTGCAGTGCCAGCTCAATGAGCTCGTCTTCGCGGTCACCCCGCAGGAGCACGACGCCATCGCCGCCTTCGAGCGCGTGCACGACGACGATGGGGTTCGTCAGGCGGTGGTGGCCATGTATCGCCCCTTTCGCAAGGGGCTCGACCGGCTGCGTCAGCGCGGTGAGACCGTGGCCGATCTCACCGAGGTGTGCGATGCCGTGTCGCGAGAGGTGCGCGACCAGTACGAGGTTCATCCCTACCCGCGGTGGCTGAGCCTTCCGCAGCGACCGGTGGCGCCGTTTCGCGCAATGCTGCAGCACAGCTGCGGCTACGTCGACGGTGAGGCAGACAACCCATCGACACGCGTGCTGTCGGCGGGTTGCGGAACGGGACGGGTCGCCCTGACGTTTGCCACGCAGATCGCGGGCGCAGAGGTTCTTGCGGTCGACCTGAGCCGCGCGAGCCTTGCCTACGCCACCGAGATGGCCGCACGTCTCGGCATTCGCAACGTCGATTTTCGGCACGGCGACATCCTCGAGCTGGCTGCGCTCTCTGAGCGCTTTGACGTCATCGATTGCGTGGGGGTTCTGCATCACCTCGAAGATCCGATGCGCGGGTGGCGCGTGCTTCGCGAGAGGCTCGTCTCGAGAGGATTCATGCGGGTGGGGCTCTACTCGCGCGCGGCGCGCGCGGGGGTGAATGCAGCACGCGCGCTGGCCACGGGGATCGACGCCACCGACACGGCGAACATCCGGCGCTGGCGGCAGGCCGTTCTGCAGCTTCCTGAAGATGACGTCGCGAGGGATGTCACGAAGACCCAGGACTTCTACGTCACGAGCGCTTGTCGCGACCTCGCTTTTCACGTGTGCGAGCATCAATTCGATCTTCCCCAGATCGCAACGATGCTCGCGGCCCTCGACCTCGAGCTCATCGGGTTCGAGTTCACCGATCCGCGGGTTCTCGCCACCTACCATGCGCTCTTCGGCGACGACGCCTCGCGGGTCAATCTCACGTTCTGGGAGGCGTTCGAGCGTCTCTACCCGTCCACGTTCCTCGGCATGTACACGTTCTGGTGCCGACGTCGCGGGTAG